A region from the Candidatus Thorarchaeota archaeon genome encodes:
- a CDS encoding RlmE family RNA methyltransferase, whose translation MGRPKGDRKKEHYYREAKKHGYRARSAYKLKQIIKKQNLLAGVDKVVELCSSPGGWTQVLRQFDRSLEIVAVDLNSMPPVENVKFVQGDITKQETIDEIIQLIGGSADLVLSDCAPNVTGQWEIDVARQLALAECTINLGCKILGAKGKVLAKVFQGPGFQEFMQMVRNLFSSVRLIKPDASRRTSAEIYLLAENPRR comes from the coding sequence ATGGGACGACCAAAGGGAGATAGAAAAAAGGAACATTACTATAGAGAGGCAAAAAAGCACGGATACCGCGCCAGATCCGCCTACAAACTAAAACAGATTATTAAAAAGCAGAATTTACTGGCCGGAGTAGACAAGGTAGTTGAGCTCTGTTCGAGTCCAGGGGGGTGGACTCAAGTCTTAAGACAGTTCGATAGAAGTCTCGAGATAGTTGCCGTGGATCTCAATTCGATGCCACCTGTTGAGAATGTAAAATTCGTTCAGGGGGATATTACTAAGCAAGAAACAATCGATGAGATCATCCAGCTGATAGGAGGAAGTGCAGACCTCGTCTTATCCGATTGCGCACCAAATGTCACGGGCCAATGGGAGATTGATGTGGCAAGACAGCTTGCTCTTGCCGAGTGCACCATAAACCTGGGCTGCAAGATTCTAGGAGCCAAAGGTAAGGTGTTGGCCAAGGTCTTTCAGGGACCAGGGTTTCAAGAGTTCATGCAGATGGTACGAAACCTATTCTCTAGTGTACGACTCATTAAACCCGATGCGTCCCGGCGCACCAGTGCCGAAATCTACTTGCTTGCGGAGAATCCAAGACGATAA
- a CDS encoding Gar1/Naf1 family protein: MRRLGTLLHITTRGSLIVRTSKTPPIGGIVLTSNAEKIGKIVDVFGPVKEPYVAIRPFKRMGDTHDRAHPKTTVSEPITAGAVLYVSSRPEKPQKARKRKR; the protein is encoded by the coding sequence TTGAGGCGTCTAGGCACTTTATTGCATATTACAACCCGTGGATCACTTATTGTGCGCACAAGCAAGACCCCTCCTATTGGAGGTATAGTGCTTACCAGTAATGCGGAAAAGATTGGGAAAATTGTGGATGTATTTGGTCCTGTGAAAGAACCCTATGTTGCAATTCGCCCCTTCAAACGAATGGGTGATACGCATGATAGGGCGCATCCAAAAACTACAGTTTCTGAACCTATCACGGCTGGGGCTGTTCTCTATGTTAGTAGTCGCCCCGAGAAACCCCAAAAGGCGCGAAAGAGGAAGAGGTAG
- a CDS encoding signal recognition particle subunit SRP19/SEC65 family protein: MKPHKDKVIVWPAYLDSGLSRSQGRRIPVNLAAPGVTIDILKQAADSIGFEAIVEPDKRYPRDWTRSSGYLLLGNPDHHKKKRLLLMLAKSVRRIVAQREAARIAAEKKKGKKRKGKGGRR, encoded by the coding sequence ATGAAGCCTCACAAAGACAAGGTCATAGTTTGGCCAGCCTATCTTGACTCTGGCCTGTCGCGTTCACAGGGCCGTAGAATCCCTGTAAATTTGGCGGCGCCTGGAGTGACGATTGACATCCTTAAACAGGCAGCCGATTCTATTGGGTTTGAGGCTATTGTCGAACCGGATAAGAGATACCCTCGTGATTGGACTCGCAGTTCTGGCTATCTGCTCCTTGGTAACCCTGATCATCACAAGAAAAAGCGACTGCTACTTATGCTCGCAAAGAGTGTGCGGCGAATTGTAGCTCAACGGGAGGCTGCACGTATCGCCGCCGAGAAAAAGAAGGGTAAGAAACGAAAGGGGAAAGGTGGCCGGAGGTAA
- a CDS encoding cytidine/deoxycytidylate deaminase family protein, giving the protein MPRKSKDVYFLEIADLVSSRSTCLRNQVGALLVKDSQILSTGYNGAPKGLPHCSEVGCLRDQLGIKSGERHELCRGLHAEQNAIIQAAYHGVSIKGAKLYCTTRPCSICTKMLINAGIKEIIYIEEYNDPLAAEIAEQAGLKFKKVDIPRRYGRNGTEQQDTSVTKD; this is encoded by the coding sequence TTGCCAAGAAAGAGTAAGGATGTGTACTTCCTAGAGATAGCTGATCTTGTGTCATCCCGTAGCACATGCCTAAGGAATCAGGTGGGAGCCCTTCTCGTGAAAGACTCGCAGATCCTCTCAACGGGGTACAATGGCGCTCCTAAGGGGTTACCCCATTGTAGTGAAGTAGGATGTTTAAGAGACCAACTTGGAATAAAGTCAGGGGAACGCCACGAACTCTGCAGAGGACTACATGCAGAACAAAATGCGATCATTCAGGCCGCGTATCATGGGGTCAGTATCAAAGGGGCCAAGCTTTACTGCACGACAAGACCCTGTAGTATTTGCACCAAGATGCTAATCAATGCAGGAATCAAGGAGATCATCTATATCGAAGAATATAACGATCCTCTTGCAGCAGAGATTGCAGAACAGGCGGGTCTGAAGTTCAAAAAGGTGGATATTCCGAGACGCTACGGGCGAAATGGAACGGAACAGCAAGATACCAGTGTGACAAAAGATTAA
- the pyrB gene encoding aspartate carbamoyltransferase produces MGALHNLISIQDLARDEIDLILRRAAEMEEIAVTRSKLLDGRIMAYLFFEPSTRTRLSFESAMLRLGGNVLGFADVVVSSAGGKGETLADTIRTVERYADVIVIRHPLDGSARVAAEFSKCPVINAGSGAEEHPTQALLDLYSIQKMKGSIDGLNISLCGDLKYGRTVHSLAMALTEYDVKITLAAPEQLQMKPSIIQVMERAGLSVTEVESIEEAIEEADVVYMTRIQKERFPDIREYDAVKGRFRLKREDVEKMPDDAIILHPLPRVDELDPEIDSLPQARYFDQVEAGVVTRMAILDLILN; encoded by the coding sequence ATGGGTGCCCTTCATAACCTAATTAGTATTCAAGACTTGGCCCGAGATGAGATTGATCTAATACTTCGACGGGCTGCTGAGATGGAAGAGATTGCAGTCACTAGAAGCAAACTACTCGATGGCAGAATAATGGCCTACTTGTTCTTTGAACCCTCAACTAGAACTAGACTGTCATTTGAGAGTGCCATGCTTCGACTTGGTGGGAATGTGCTTGGCTTTGCGGATGTGGTGGTTTCAAGTGCTGGAGGTAAAGGCGAAACCCTTGCGGACACAATTCGAACCGTAGAGCGGTATGCGGATGTGATTGTGATCAGGCATCCACTTGACGGGTCTGCACGAGTCGCAGCTGAGTTCTCGAAGTGCCCAGTCATCAATGCGGGCAGCGGAGCAGAAGAACATCCTACTCAGGCACTCCTTGATCTATATTCTATCCAAAAAATGAAGGGGTCCATCGATGGGCTCAACATATCACTCTGTGGGGATCTAAAATACGGTCGAACAGTCCACTCACTGGCAATGGCGCTCACAGAATATGATGTCAAAATAACTCTGGCCGCACCTGAACAGTTACAGATGAAACCTTCAATTATACAAGTGATGGAGCGAGCGGGGCTCTCAGTCACGGAAGTTGAGAGCATAGAAGAGGCCATTGAAGAGGCCGACGTAGTATACATGACTAGAATACAAAAAGAGCGGTTTCCGGACATTCGCGAGTATGATGCAGTAAAGGGGCGGTTCAGACTTAAACGAGAAGATGTAGAAAAGATGCCCGATGATGCGATTATTTTGCATCCATTACCAAGAGTGGACGAGCTTGATCCCGAGATTGATTCCTTGCCTCAGGCACGATACTTCGATCAGGTGGAGGCAGGAGTGGTCACTAGAATGGCCATTCTTGATTTGATCCTCAACTAG
- a CDS encoding helix-turn-helix domain-containing protein, which produces MSLQTTVRERFARRIAGEIALSDHPGQTMRIWRERFRIPQIALADHLGISPSVISDYESGRRKSPGTNTIRRFVLSLLDIDEQNGGQVISAYVRLMDVSLVDTNIVLAMSDFISPMTARDFCVKLGCEVLSGQDHLDREIYGYSLVDIERAVKELSSDGFLKIFGATTERCLLFTRVSTGRAPMIAIRSQEFKPPLIILHGTDHVDRLAIDLSVQMRIPLGLIKLDSTDVLVRRLRELDRTS; this is translated from the coding sequence ATGTCGCTGCAGACAACCGTCCGTGAACGTTTTGCCAGAAGAATTGCCGGGGAAATTGCTCTCTCCGATCATCCAGGACAGACCATGCGGATCTGGCGGGAGCGTTTTCGAATTCCTCAGATTGCACTTGCAGACCATCTTGGTATTAGTCCCAGTGTCATAAGTGATTATGAATCTGGCCGACGAAAATCACCCGGTACTAATACAATTCGTCGTTTTGTATTATCGCTCTTGGATATTGACGAGCAAAATGGGGGGCAGGTCATCTCAGCCTATGTACGTTTAATGGATGTGAGTCTTGTAGACACGAATATTGTGCTTGCTATGAGTGACTTCATATCACCCATGACCGCCCGCGACTTCTGTGTAAAATTGGGCTGTGAGGTGTTATCTGGGCAAGACCATTTAGATCGAGAGATCTATGGCTATTCCCTTGTTGATATCGAACGCGCCGTGAAAGAATTGAGTAGCGACGGGTTTCTCAAGATTTTTGGGGCCACCACTGAACGTTGCCTGCTGTTCACAAGGGTCAGTACTGGTCGCGCTCCTATGATCGCCATCAGATCCCAAGAATTCAAACCGCCTCTCATTATTCTTCATGGGACTGACCATGTGGATCGTCTTGCTATAGACCTCTCAGTGCAGATGCGGATTCCTCTTGGTCTGATTAAACTGGACTCGACTGATGTTCTTGTACGCCGTCTACGCGAGTTAGACCGGACTAGTTGA
- a CDS encoding glycoside hydrolase family 31 protein translates to MRVIEAPTPIESPDGPAFEFLCDEGRVRVTCLSSNIIRVQATREETYRRYESFATVGYSNPPSVEFFEQDGQWSISLPTSLLLVERDPFRLILKNLDGATIFEDSRAGGIEWRENGFVIRRTMLGPEVFYGLGEKAYGLDKRGIRYEMWTTDNPDYGFHSDPLYQSIPFFLVLNRGIVHGIFLDNSYRTFFDFQQEAEYSFGSVGGPLDYYLILGPSFEEVLDSYTRLTGRPHFVPLWALGHQHSRWMVYESQEDILSIANRYRDHNLPCDTIVLDIAYMDEYRIFTWDPKVFPKPHEFTDALTKLGFHVMAIIDPGVKLEEGFSVYDDGLKQNMFLQQDDGSVYVGLVWPGETVFPDFSRPEVREWFASKYLLLSSSGLSNSSWIDMNEPSNCIYEGLRDEYSMKHVVDSAGELWEERLRNVYALGMCEAAFNGIRKVHSGKRPFILTRSGFAGYQRYAATWTGDNKSTWNHLRLSIPMLLGLGLSGIPICGADVGGFSDDVTGELLVRWYQVGCFYPFFRNHSRINTARQEPWLFGNEYESIIRDAINLRYKLLRYFYSLAWDSSQTGRPIMRPLAMEFADDPKIYSLDTQFMVGPFIMVAPVLEEGAISREVYLPQGTWYSFQDHAIIHGPTTITVNAAIDQIPIFIRGGAIIPTGRVVQHTGDDLGNLVLWIYAHGHSDFILYEDDGISDSGPSSTVHFVVDSQDGTFTLGIGARNGTWKPPPRSLIIHVFGVEASSRVLFDGRVIDGSITEDGTVTITYPDDGMEHQLTIISS, encoded by the coding sequence TTGCGCGTCATCGAAGCCCCTACTCCAATAGAATCTCCAGATGGACCTGCGTTTGAGTTCCTCTGTGATGAAGGTCGTGTCCGTGTCACATGCCTTAGTTCAAACATAATTCGTGTTCAGGCCACACGTGAGGAGACCTATCGCAGGTACGAGTCATTTGCAACCGTTGGATATAGTAATCCCCCTTCTGTAGAGTTCTTCGAGCAGGACGGCCAGTGGTCTATCTCACTCCCCACATCTCTATTACTTGTTGAGAGAGATCCATTTCGGTTGATTTTGAAAAATCTTGATGGGGCGACCATTTTTGAAGACAGTCGTGCTGGCGGTATTGAGTGGCGCGAAAATGGTTTTGTGATCAGAAGAACCATGCTCGGGCCTGAAGTCTTCTATGGACTTGGCGAGAAGGCGTACGGGCTTGACAAACGTGGAATACGTTATGAGATGTGGACCACAGATAATCCCGATTATGGTTTTCATTCGGATCCACTCTACCAATCAATTCCCTTCTTCTTGGTACTGAACCGTGGCATAGTTCATGGTATATTCCTTGATAATTCATATCGAACGTTTTTCGACTTCCAGCAGGAGGCCGAGTACAGTTTCGGCTCAGTAGGGGGCCCTCTTGACTATTATCTGATACTTGGTCCCTCGTTTGAGGAGGTGCTTGATAGTTATACTCGCCTGACTGGCCGCCCTCATTTTGTTCCTCTCTGGGCCCTTGGGCATCAGCACTCCCGATGGATGGTCTACGAGAGCCAAGAGGATATTCTAAGTATCGCCAACAGGTATCGTGACCATAACCTTCCTTGCGATACAATTGTTCTTGATATTGCCTACATGGATGAGTACCGTATCTTTACATGGGATCCGAAGGTCTTTCCCAAGCCCCATGAATTTACGGATGCGCTTACAAAACTGGGATTTCATGTGATGGCTATCATTGATCCGGGCGTCAAGCTCGAAGAAGGATTCTCCGTCTATGATGATGGCCTGAAACAGAATATGTTCCTGCAGCAAGATGATGGTTCTGTCTATGTGGGACTGGTCTGGCCCGGTGAGACCGTGTTTCCAGACTTCTCTCGTCCTGAAGTACGAGAGTGGTTTGCATCCAAATATCTGCTTCTCAGTTCATCAGGCTTGAGTAATAGTAGCTGGATCGACATGAACGAGCCATCAAACTGTATCTATGAGGGGCTCAGGGATGAATATTCTATGAAGCATGTCGTTGATAGCGCTGGTGAGCTTTGGGAGGAACGCCTTCGTAATGTATATGCTCTGGGAATGTGTGAGGCTGCATTTAACGGCATTCGTAAGGTTCACTCTGGGAAACGACCATTTATCCTCACAAGATCCGGTTTTGCGGGCTATCAGCGGTATGCGGCCACATGGACTGGCGATAACAAATCCACATGGAATCACCTAAGGCTCTCCATTCCTATGTTACTCGGTCTTGGACTTTCTGGAATCCCAATATGTGGTGCAGATGTTGGTGGCTTCTCAGATGATGTGACAGGAGAGCTGCTTGTGCGTTGGTATCAGGTGGGCTGTTTCTATCCCTTCTTCAGAAATCACTCACGAATTAATACGGCGCGCCAAGAACCGTGGCTGTTTGGAAACGAGTACGAGTCGATAATCCGTGACGCAATAAATCTACGCTACAAACTGTTGCGTTACTTCTATTCTCTCGCTTGGGATTCTAGCCAGACTGGTCGTCCCATTATGCGACCATTGGCCATGGAGTTTGCAGATGATCCCAAGATCTACTCGCTGGACACTCAGTTTATGGTTGGCCCCTTCATTATGGTCGCTCCTGTCCTTGAAGAAGGTGCAATCTCGCGTGAGGTGTATCTCCCTCAGGGGACTTGGTACTCGTTTCAAGATCATGCAATCATACATGGCCCAACGACTATCACCGTGAATGCAGCCATTGATCAAATTCCGATTTTCATCAGAGGCGGCGCCATTATTCCAACAGGTCGTGTGGTACAGCATACGGGAGATGATTTGGGGAATCTAGTTCTATGGATCTATGCGCATGGCCATTCCGATTTTATCTTGTATGAGGATGATGGTATCTCTGATAGTGGGCCGTCATCAACTGTTCATTTTGTTGTTGACTCGCAAGATGGCACTTTTACATTGGGCATAGGGGCTCGGAACGGTACTTGGAAACCCCCACCACGATCTCTCATCATCCACGTGTTTGGAGTCGAGGCCTCTTCTAGAGTGCTATTTGACGGTCGTGTTATTGATGGATCTATTACTGAAGACGGCACAGTCACCATCACCTATCCGGATGATGGCATGGAACATCAACTTACCATCATATCATCTTAG
- the fhcD gene encoding formylmethanofuran--tetrahydromethanopterin N-formyltransferase: MKLHDVPIDDTFAEAFSVHMNRTLITAYNEEWARITALEATGFGTSIIMTPVEAGIEYVLSGEQTPDGRPGVRVIFATNKKVKLEDQLLARIGQCVLTSPTACAYDDTPHPREHYPIGKKISFFGDGFQVKKGPIDGRVFWLIPRMSGTFVVQENFGRTKGIAGGNIIYFSKDLATGMASGRAAVQAIEQVEGAYTPFPGGLVGSGSKVGSRYKGLVASTNEQFCPTIRSLVPDTEVPPDSNFVLEIVINGLNHESVAAAMRTAIETVCKYPGVLRVSAGNYGGRLGKHHFHLHELFE; encoded by the coding sequence TTGAAATTGCATGATGTGCCTATCGATGATACTTTTGCGGAGGCATTCTCCGTACATATGAATCGGACTCTCATTACCGCCTACAATGAAGAGTGGGCACGCATTACTGCTCTAGAGGCTACAGGCTTTGGTACATCAATCATCATGACCCCTGTAGAGGCTGGAATTGAATATGTCTTATCTGGTGAACAGACCCCCGACGGGAGACCTGGAGTCAGGGTCATCTTTGCAACAAATAAGAAAGTGAAATTAGAGGACCAACTTCTAGCTCGGATTGGGCAATGTGTTCTCACAAGTCCAACTGCGTGCGCTTATGATGACACGCCACATCCCCGTGAGCACTATCCTATTGGCAAGAAGATCTCCTTTTTTGGTGATGGGTTTCAGGTGAAAAAAGGTCCAATTGATGGCCGTGTCTTCTGGCTCATCCCTCGAATGAGTGGTACCTTTGTAGTTCAGGAAAACTTTGGTCGAACGAAAGGCATTGCTGGGGGAAATATCATCTATTTTTCGAAGGATCTTGCTACCGGAATGGCGAGTGGGCGTGCCGCTGTTCAAGCCATCGAGCAGGTCGAGGGTGCTTACACCCCTTTCCCCGGAGGCCTTGTCGGATCTGGTTCAAAGGTTGGTTCTCGTTACAAGGGTCTTGTCGCGTCTACCAATGAACAATTCTGCCCAACAATCCGTTCCTTAGTTCCTGACACTGAGGTGCCGCCTGATTCTAATTTTGTACTGGAGATCGTCATCAATGGCCTGAATCACGAATCAGTTGCAGCAGCTATGCGTACAGCCATAGAGACTGTCTGCAAGTATCCGGGTGTTCTTCGTGTCAGTGCAGGTAATTATGGTGGACGATTAGGAAAACACCATTTTCATCTACACGAGCTCTTTGAGTGA
- a CDS encoding formylmethanofuran dehydrogenase subunit C, protein MVIQLTAIKVPDIPVEADVITPSHFVAKSVDEIRQLEVYQGKQCLTLGDFFEVSGEPTDDIAELTIKIEGDLKRIKYIGHQMNGGRIEIHGDVGMYLGSMMQAGRIHVHGSVGAWAAAEMSGGNIQIEGDAGDYLCAGLRGSGEGMKGGRVYVAGDVGREMAAHMRKGFISVKGNIGEMAAFRMQGGTIIACGNVSSRLGVQATRGMILIRGKVESIFPTYRFSGVAVREFTSYYMRYLFTRRPDFIDRYGPDEKWIKFQGDFAEGRPNTELYVLSSTNRHLLTNGE, encoded by the coding sequence ATGGTCATTCAACTCACGGCAATTAAAGTTCCAGATATTCCCGTCGAGGCGGACGTGATCACACCGAGCCATTTTGTCGCAAAGAGCGTTGATGAGATCCGTCAGCTGGAGGTCTACCAAGGAAAGCAATGCCTAACACTTGGGGACTTTTTTGAGGTCAGTGGAGAACCAACTGATGATATTGCAGAATTGACCATCAAGATCGAGGGGGATCTTAAGCGCATAAAATACATCGGCCACCAGATGAACGGAGGGCGAATCGAGATTCATGGCGATGTGGGGATGTATCTGGGATCCATGATGCAGGCGGGGCGCATTCACGTTCATGGTTCTGTAGGAGCGTGGGCTGCCGCAGAGATGTCTGGTGGCAATATACAGATAGAAGGAGATGCGGGCGACTATCTCTGTGCAGGCCTGCGAGGAAGTGGTGAGGGAATGAAAGGGGGACGCGTGTATGTTGCGGGGGATGTGGGCAGAGAGATGGCGGCTCATATGAGAAAGGGGTTTATTTCTGTAAAAGGGAACATTGGAGAGATGGCTGCGTTTCGCATGCAAGGGGGGACAATAATAGCATGTGGAAATGTATCTTCACGTTTAGGTGTGCAGGCCACACGAGGAATGATTCTGATAAGAGGAAAGGTAGAGTCAATATTTCCCACTTACAGATTTAGTGGCGTTGCCGTCAGAGAATTTACTAGCTACTATATGCGATACCTCTTCACACGACGGCCAGACTTTATCGATAGATACGGCCCTGACGAGAAATGGATCAAGTTCCAAGGTGATTTTGCAGAGGGCAGGCCCAATACAGAACTCTATGTGCTATCCAGCACCAACAGGCATCTCTTGACCAATGGTGAATGA
- the mch gene encoding methenyltetrahydromethanopterin cyclohydrolase: MPISVNRQAMEIVQTIIKKHRKLGCEILELENGCTIIDAGINTQGSRELGRLVGEVCLGGLGVVRFTEMHIEDLTLPAVSVNVDQPAIATLGSQYAGWSLKMEGFFAMASGPARALSRVETSLFEELQYTDDAREAVIMLETAQIPNEEVTATIAEKCGIDTSNLYCIIAPTASIVGSVQISARIVEVGVHKLHTLGFDPLKIRKAHGVAPVAPVAKKDSRAMGVTNDCILYGGRTFLFIETDENDNLEELVERCPATASEQYGVPFYNLLKSKNFDFYELDPLLFSPAEVTLIDYQDQKAYTAGFLNAAVLKQSIDSCK, translated from the coding sequence ATGCCAATTAGTGTGAATCGACAGGCAATGGAAATCGTACAGACGATAATCAAAAAGCACAGGAAACTTGGATGTGAAATACTCGAGCTGGAGAATGGCTGTACCATAATTGATGCAGGGATAAACACACAGGGGAGCCGAGAACTTGGACGATTAGTGGGGGAGGTCTGCCTTGGTGGTCTAGGCGTAGTCAGATTCACAGAGATGCATATAGAAGATCTGACGCTGCCCGCCGTTAGTGTCAATGTGGATCAACCAGCCATTGCAACCCTTGGGTCTCAGTATGCAGGCTGGAGCCTCAAGATGGAGGGGTTCTTTGCCATGGCATCAGGTCCAGCACGTGCACTATCGCGAGTTGAAACGTCACTCTTTGAGGAACTCCAGTACACAGATGATGCAAGAGAGGCAGTCATCATGCTTGAGACCGCACAGATCCCAAATGAAGAGGTGACTGCAACTATTGCTGAAAAATGTGGAATAGACACTTCTAACCTGTATTGCATCATTGCTCCGACCGCCAGCATTGTAGGGTCGGTGCAGATCTCAGCCCGAATTGTGGAGGTAGGAGTTCACAAACTTCATACACTGGGGTTTGATCCTCTTAAAATCCGTAAGGCCCACGGGGTGGCTCCAGTGGCCCCAGTGGCCAAAAAGGACAGCCGCGCAATGGGAGTGACCAATGACTGTATTCTTTATGGTGGCAGGACCTTCTTGTTCATTGAAACAGATGAAAATGATAATCTCGAAGAACTGGTAGAACGATGCCCAGCAACGGCATCGGAACAGTATGGGGTACCGTTCTATAACCTCCTGAAATCAAAGAATTTTGACTTTTACGAACTGGACCCGTTACTGTTTAGCCCTGCGGAGGTCACACTTATCGACTATCAGGACCAGAAAGCGTACACAGCCGGGTTTCTAAATGCGGCAGTCCTGAAACAATCAATAGACTCTTGCAAGTAA
- a CDS encoding MoaD/ThiS family protein has protein sequence MIAKITFKGPLVISMGRSEVSITIEQSDYAPLRAILTKLIETYPEIRKMWMTPKAIAQETLILSNGTDVSLMGELDANINDGDSILIIPLIHGGSQ, from the coding sequence ATGATTGCAAAAATAACATTCAAGGGGCCTCTTGTAATATCAATGGGGAGATCGGAGGTCAGTATAACTATAGAACAGTCAGACTATGCCCCACTGAGAGCAATCCTGACCAAGTTGATTGAGACATACCCGGAGATCAGAAAGATGTGGATGACCCCCAAAGCAATCGCCCAAGAAACACTCATTCTGTCAAATGGCACAGATGTCTCGCTAATGGGCGAACTTGATGCCAACATAAATGATGGCGACTCGATTTTGATTATCCCATTGATACACGGGGGATCGCAATAG
- a CDS encoding 2-oxoacid:acceptor oxidoreductase family protein, whose protein sequence is MRTEVRIAGTGGMGVVLAGVLLGHAAVVHENLDAIQTQSYGSEARGTAAKSEVIISDEPIRYPKVVKADYSIFMSQKAFDMYLEGAKKDGTLIIDPDLVKCDCGDTFTVIPVPAMKTADELGSRMISNMIMLGAFAKKSGIISLESLEAALKDIVPERTLEMNIRGLHAGASFVD, encoded by the coding sequence ATGCGAACTGAGGTCAGAATTGCAGGTACTGGTGGAATGGGTGTCGTTCTTGCTGGCGTGCTCTTGGGCCATGCCGCTGTTGTGCATGAGAACCTTGATGCAATCCAGACTCAGAGCTATGGTTCTGAGGCCCGTGGGACCGCTGCAAAAAGCGAGGTGATTATCAGTGATGAACCCATTCGCTATCCCAAGGTGGTTAAGGCCGACTATAGTATCTTCATGTCGCAGAAGGCCTTTGACATGTACCTTGAGGGAGCAAAAAAGGATGGCACACTAATCATTGATCCCGACCTTGTCAAGTGCGATTGTGGTGACACGTTTACGGTGATTCCTGTTCCAGCTATGAAGACTGCTGACGAATTGGGTTCACGGATGATCTCTAACATGATCATGTTAGGTGCTTTTGCTAAGAAGTCCGGAATTATTTCGCTTGAATCTCTAGAGGCTGCATTGAAAGACATAGTTCCTGAGCGAACTCTAGAAATGAATATCCGTGGTCTTCACGCTGGTGCCTCTTTCGTGGACTGA